The proteins below come from a single Mustela nigripes isolate SB6536 chromosome 14, MUSNIG.SB6536, whole genome shotgun sequence genomic window:
- the SFN gene encoding 14-3-3 protein sigma: MERASLIQKAKLAEQAERYEDMAAYMKSAVEKGEELSCEERNLLSVAYKNVVGGQRAAWRVLSSIEQKGNEEGSEEKGPEVREYREKVETELRGVCDTVLGLLDTHLIKEAGDAESRVFYLKMKGDYYRYLAEVATGDDKKRIIDSARSAYQEAMDISKKEMPPTNPIRLGLALNFSVFHYEIANSPEEAISLAKTTFDEAMADLHTLSEDSYKDSTLIMQLLRDNLTLWTADNAGEEAGEAPEEPQS, from the coding sequence ATGGAGAGAGCCAGTCTGATCCAGAAGGCCAAGCTGGCAGAGCAGGCTGAACGCTATGAGGACATGGCAGCCTACATGAAGAGCGCTGTGGAAAAGGGTGAGGAGCTATCCTGCGAAGAGCGAAACCTGCTGTCAGTGGCCTACAAGAATGTGGTGGGTGGCcagagggctgcctggagggTCCTGTCCAGTATCGAGCAGAAAGGCAACGAAGAGGGCTCGGAAGAGAAGGGCCCCGAGGTGCGAGAGTACCGGGAGAAGGTGGAGACTGAGCTCCGGGGCGTGTGTGACACGGTGCTGGGCCTGCTGGACACCCACCTCATCAAGGAGGCAGGTGATGCTGAAAGTCGGGTGTTCTACCTGAAAATGAAGGGCGACTACTACCGCTACCTGGCTGAGGTGGCCACCGGTGATGACAAGAAGCGCATCATTGACTCAGCCCGGTCGGCCTACCAGGAGGCCATGGACATCAGCAAGAAGGAGATGCCGCCCACCAACCCCATCCGCCTGGGCCTGGCCCTGAACTTTTCAGTCTTCCACTATGAGATCGCCAACAGCCCCGAGGAGGCCATCTCACTGGCCAAGACCACCTTCGATGAGGCCATGGCTGACCTGCACACCCTCAGCGAGGACTCCTACAAAGACAGCACCCTCATCATGCAGCTGCTGAGAGACAACCTGACGCTGTGGACCGCCGACAACGCCGGGGAAGAGGCAGGCGAGGCTCCCGAGGAACCCCAGAGCTGA
- the GPN2 gene encoding GPN-loop GTPase 2, protein MAGAAPTTAFGQAVIGPPGSGKTTYCLGMSEFLRALGRRVAVVNLDPANEGLPYECAVDVGELVGLGDVMEALRLGPNGGLLYCMEYLEANLDWLRAKLDPLRGHYFLFDCPGQVELCTHHGALRSIFSQMAQWDLRLTAVHLVDSHYCTDPAKFISVLCTSLATMLHVELPHVNLLSKMDLIEHYGKLAFNLDYYTEVLDLSYLLDHLASDPFFRHYRQLNEKLVQLIEDYSLVSFIPLNIQDKESIQRVLQAVDKANGYCFGVQEQRSLEAMMSAAMGADFHFSSTLGIQEKYLAPSDQSVEQEAMQL, encoded by the exons ATGGCGGGGGCCGCCCCGACCACGGCCTTTGGGCAGGCGGTAATCGGCCCGCCCGGCTCTGGGAAGACCACGTACTGCCTGGGCATGAGTGAGTTCCTGCGCGCGCTGGGCCGGCGCGTGGCGGTGGTGAACCTGGACCCAGCCAACGAGGGGCTGCCTTACGAGTGCGCCGTGGACGTGGGCGAGCTGGTGGGGCTGGGCGACGTGATGGAAGCGCTGCGGCTGGGGCCCAACGGCGGCCTGCTCTACTGCATGGAGTACCTGGAGGCCAACCTGGACTGGCTGCGTGCCAAGCTAGATCCCCTCCGCGGCCACTACTTCCTCTTCGACTGCCCGGGCCAGGTGGAGCTCTGCACGCACCACGGCGCCCTGCGCAGCATCTTCTCCCAGATGGCGCAGTGGGACCTCAGG cTGACTGCCGTTCACCTGGTGGATTCTCATTACTGCACAGACCCGGCCAAGTTCATCTCCGTACTGTGTACGTCCCTGGCCACCATGCTGCATGTGGAGCTGCCCCATGTCAACCTCCTCTCCAAGATGGACCTCATTGAGCACTATGGGAAGCTGG CTTTCAACCTGGACTACTACACAGAGGTCCTGGACCTCTCCTACCTGCTCGACCACCTGGCTTCTGACCCTTTCTTCCGCCACTATCGTCAGCTCAATGAGAAACTCGTGCAGCTCATTGAAGACTACAGTCTGGTCTCCTTCATCCCTCTCAACATTCAG GACAAGGAGAGTATCCAGCGGGTCCTGCAGGCTGTGGATAAAGCCAATGGTTATTGCTTCGGGGTCCAAGAACAGCGAAGCCTAGAGGCCATGATGTCTGCTGCCATGGGAGCCGACTTCCATTTTTCCTC TACCCTGGGCATCCAGGAGAAGTACCTGGCACCCTCTGACCAGTCCGTGGAGCAGGAAGCCATGCAGCTGTAG
- the GPATCH3 gene encoding G patch domain-containing protein 3, translated as MAVPSEAEEEATIYLIVSGIPACLRSAHLRSYFSQFREQRGCGFLCFHYRHRPERGPSQAPPESALTPVGQVLAQSSVTDAHALSTPDCAPAQTRTCCCVISVRGATQAQQLLRMYSGRRWLDSQGTWLPGRCLIRRLRLPTEASGLGSFPFKTRKELQSRKAKSEAFTLADLRQLPELNPPVLMPNGNVGTPLRVFLELIRACRLPPRIITQLQLQFPKTGSSRRYGNVPFKYEDSETVEQEELVYTAEGEEIPQGTCLADVPACSHGEPEEEGEKEEEESHSDDDDDRGEEWERHEALHEDVTGQERTTERLFEEEIELKWEKGGSGLVFYTDAQFWQEEEGDFDEQTADDWDVDMSVYYDTDGGDKDARDSVQMRLERRLRDGQEDGSVIRCQVGTFERHTKGIGRKVMERQGWAEGQGLGSQCSGVPEALDSDGQHPRCKRGLGYHGEKLQPFGQLKRPRGTGLGLISTIYDEPLPQDQGESLLRRQPPTSMKFRPDMTFVRSSSCALDKPSEPE; from the exons ATGGCGGTGCCCAGCGAGGCGGAGGAGGAGGCGACAATCTACTTAATAGTGAGCGGTATTCCCGCGTGTTTGCGCTCGGCCCATCTCCGGAGCTACTTTAGCCAGTTCCGGGAACAGCGCGGCTGTGGCTTCCTGTGTTTCCACTACCGACATAGGCCTGAGCGGGGTCCTTCCCAGGCTCCTCCCGAGTCTGCTCTAACTCCTGTCGGCCAGGTTCTCGCCCAGAGTTCGGTCACCGATGCCCACGCTCTCTCCACTCCGGACTGTGCTCCCGCCCAGACCCGCACTTGCTGCTGCGTCATCTCGGTACGGGGGGCAACTCAAGCTCAGCAGCTTCTTCGCATGTACTCGGGCCGCCGGTGGCTGGATTCTCAGGGAACTTGGCTGCCGGGTCGTTGTTTGATCCGCAGACTGCGGTTACCTACTGAGGCATCAG GTTTGGGCTCCTTTCCTTTCAAAACCCGGAAGGAGCTGCAGAGTCGGAAAGCTAAGAGTGAAGCCTTCACTCTGGCCGATCTGAGGCAACTGCCAGAGTTGAACCCACCAGTGCTGATGCCCAATGGGAACGTGGGGACTCCTCTGCGGGTCTTTCTGGAGTTAATTCGAGCCTGCCGCCTACCACCGAGGATCATCACCCAACTGCAGCTCCAGTTCCCCAAGACAGGTTCTTCCCGGCGCTATGGCAATGTACCATTCAAGTATGAGGACTCTGAGACTGTGGAGCAGGAAGAGCTTGTGTATACAGCTGAAGGCGAAGAAATACCCCAGGGAACTTGCCTAGCAGACGTACCAGCCTGCTCCCATGGAGAGccggaggaggaaggggaaaaggaggaggaagagtcaCACTCAGATGAT gATGATGACCGGGGTGAGGAGTGGGAGCGTCACGAAGCACTGCACGAGGACGTGACCGGGCAGGAGCGCACCACCGAGCGGCTCTTTGAGGAGGAGATTGAGCTCAAGTGGGAGAAGGGCGGCTCTGGCCTGGTGTTCTACACAGACGCTCAGTTCtggcaggaggaagaaggag ACTTTGATGAACAGACCGCTGATGACTGGGACGTGGACATGAGTGTGTACTACGACACAG ATGGTGGCGACAAGGATGCCCGAGACTCTGTCCAAATGCGTCTGGAAAGAAGACTCCGTGACGGCCAGGAGGACGGCTCTGTGATCAGATGCCAAGTGGGCACCTTTGAGCGCCACACCAAG GGCATTGGACGGAAGGTGATGGAGCggcagggctgggctgagggCCAGGGTCTGGGAAGCCagtgttcaggggtgcctgaggccCTGGATAGTGATGGCCAGCACCCAAGATGCAAGCGTGGATTGGG GTACCATGGAGAGAAGCTACAGCCATTTGGGCAACTGAAGAGGCCCCGTGGAACTGGCTTGGGGCTCATCTCCACCATCTATGATGAGCCCCTACCTCAAGACCAGGGGGAGTCACTGCTGCGACGCCAACCACCCACCAGCATGAAGTTTCGGCCAGATATGACCTTTGTGAGGAGTTCCAGCTGTGCCTTGGACAAGCCTTCAGAGCCTGAGTGA